In Trichomycterus rosablanca isolate fTriRos1 chromosome 20, fTriRos1.hap1, whole genome shotgun sequence, one DNA window encodes the following:
- the rilp gene encoding RILP-like protein 1: MDTVEQNQEVKKLETTNECFEKTFSVLTVDDVYNIAKLIGSEVEKLIDGYGKASVESLVPKIVKVLELLESFAARNHTQKSKEEDLLRAFETLQLQQQKIRSAKDDEGNNNTDIRDWQQKEQKWRLKVETLQTEVRKLQDENQELLGRLQSSISKEDRTQRQEREVMLKLKEVVDKQRDEIRAKVLETSQMSKEVEALQEQLDRFMKMNGELRNKQSMLQAQLKSTVERRADLEADLCEKQKEIEQLTKQLEQSSPNSAASTNSPAIDLTDKMIIDLKDPNRPCFTKQEVRDMLYERNELKANLFLVQEELAYYQREILNDERCPGFLLEAVRAAIRKQRTVIKAKMLGIPEDECSSDEEKGPLFEQSTEENNSDCTDSKPPESRIRYLFGFLSRGGSAKSPSQQACSSTWEIINPGEHEPLE, from the exons ATGGATACTGTGGAACAAAATCAAGAAGTCAAGAAGTTAGAAACGACAAACGAGTGTTTTGAAAAGACGTTTTCTGTTCTGACTGTGGACGATGTTTACAACATTGCCAAGCTTATCGGCTCTGAAGTAGAAAAGCTGATAGACGGTTATGGAAAAGCTAGTGTGGAGAGTCTGGTGCCCAAAATTGTGAAAGTCCTGGAGCTGCTGGAGAGCTTTGCTGCTAGAAATCACACCCAAAAATCTAAAGAAGAGGATCTGCTCAGGGCTTTTGAAACACTACAGCTACAGCAACAGAAAATACGAAGTGCGAAGGACGACGAGGGCAACAACAACACCGACATTCGG GACTGGCAACAGAAAGAGCAAAAATGGAGGCTGAAAGTAGAGACACTGCAGACTGAGGTGCGGAAGCTGCAGGATGAGAATCAGGAGCTTCTGGGTCGCCTGCAGAGCTCAATCTCTAAAGAAG ACCGTACGCAGCGTCAGGAGAGAGAGGTGATGCTCAAACTTAAAGAGGTGGTGGACAAACAGCGTGACGAAATCAGAGCTAAAGTACTAGAGACATCCCAAATGTCCAAAGAGGTGGAAGCG CTTCAGGAGCAGCTGGATCGCTTTATGAAGATGAATGGTGAGTTAAGGAATAAACAGAGCATGTTGCAGGCTCAACTAAAGAGCACGGTGGAGAGAAGAGCAGATCTGGAGGCCGACCTGTGtgagaaacagaaagaaatagAACAACTCACAAAACAGCTGGAGCAGTCCAGCCCTAACTCAGCTGCTAGCACG AACAGTCCAGCCATTGACCTCACTGATAAGATGATCATTGACCTGAAAGACCCAAATCGTCCCTGTTTTACCAAGCAGGAGGTGCGAGACATGCTGTATGAAAGGAATGAACTTAAGGCCAATTTATTCCTGGTGCAGGAAGAGTTGGCTTACTATCAGAG GGAGATCCTGAATGATGAAAGATGCCCAGGCTTTTTACTGGAAGCAGTACGTGCTGCTATAAGGAAACAGAGGACAGTCATTAAAGCCAAAATGCTCGGCATTCCAGAGGATGAATGCAGCAG CGATGAAGAGAAGGGTCCTTTGTTCGAGCAATCGACTGAGGAAAATAACTCAGACTGCACTGACAGTAAACCTCCAGAATCCCGCATCAGATATTT ATTCGGTTTCCTGAGCCGTGGGGGCAGTGCTAAGAGTCCGAGTCAACAGGCCTGCAGTTCTACATGGGAAATCATCAATCCTGGTGAGCACGAACCACTGGAGTAA